A single genomic interval of Oncorhynchus mykiss isolate Arlee chromosome 13, USDA_OmykA_1.1, whole genome shotgun sequence harbors:
- the LOC118936526 gene encoding uncharacterized protein LOC118936526 isoform X2, with protein sequence MKTSWYLIWIFILTLMISTARQEVMYIKGSEGQSVDLSCTPEQTGGAPVSLYLTHRCVRPEREVLFMAKDRSPGTVRVNRLYKDRLKVTGGLNSDLLNVTIAHLQRTDTGLYICEFVYTADPSDRTVSGSLEFFLFVDGTAAGLLLLVLICLCAVECAKLRKCHKTQAPIPIYEEMNSGCRGAGSAQNNHPVPTHLEETESPVYANPQARQAQENHYASPRHITLKP encoded by the exons ATGAAGACCAGCTGGTATTTGATTTGGATATTCATTCTCACACTGATGATCAGCACTG CCCGTCAGGAGGTGATGTACATAAAGGGCTCAGAGGGGCAGTCAGTGGATCTCTCCTGTACACCTGAGCAGACAGGTGGAGCCCCTGTCAGTCTCTACTTGACCCACAGGTGTGTCCGGCCTGAGAGGGAGGTGCTGTTCATGGCCAAGGACCGGAGTCCCGGGACGGTGAGGGTTAACCGGCTGTACAAAGATCGTCTGAAGGTCACAGGCGGATTGAACTCTGACCTGCTCAACGTGACCATAGCCCATCTTCAGCGCACAGACACAGGCCTGTACATCTGTGAGTTTGTCTACACAGCTGACCCCTCTGACCGAACAGTCTCTGGCAGTCTGGAATTCTTCCTGTTTGTTGACGGGACAG cagcTGGCCTGCTTCTCCTCGTCCTCATCTGCCTGTGTGCAGTAGAGTGT GCTAAGCTGAGAAAATGTCATAAAACACAAGCCCCCATCCCCATCTATGAGGAAATGAACAGTGGGTGTCGAGGAGCTGGAAGTGCCCAAAATAACCATCCTGTGCCTACACACCTGGAGGAAACAGAGTCCCCTGTGTACGCCAACCCCCAGGCCAGACAAGCACAGGAGAACCACTACGCCAGCCCCCGGCATATCACTCTGAAGCCCTGA
- the LOC118936526 gene encoding uncharacterized protein LOC118936526 isoform X1: protein MKTSWYLIWIFILTLMISTARQEVMYIKGSEGQSVDLSCTPEQTGGAPVSLYLTHRCVRPEREVLFMAKDRSPGTVRVNRLYKDRLKVTGGLNSDLLNVTIAHLQRTDTGLYICEFVYTADPSDRTVSGSLEFFLFVDGTESVCQCSSYPPLIYTISAAAGLLLLVLICLCAVECAKLRKCHKTQAPIPIYEEMNSGCRGAGSAQNNHPVPTHLEETESPVYANPQARQAQENHYASPRHITLKP from the exons ATGAAGACCAGCTGGTATTTGATTTGGATATTCATTCTCACACTGATGATCAGCACTG CCCGTCAGGAGGTGATGTACATAAAGGGCTCAGAGGGGCAGTCAGTGGATCTCTCCTGTACACCTGAGCAGACAGGTGGAGCCCCTGTCAGTCTCTACTTGACCCACAGGTGTGTCCGGCCTGAGAGGGAGGTGCTGTTCATGGCCAAGGACCGGAGTCCCGGGACGGTGAGGGTTAACCGGCTGTACAAAGATCGTCTGAAGGTCACAGGCGGATTGAACTCTGACCTGCTCAACGTGACCATAGCCCATCTTCAGCGCACAGACACAGGCCTGTACATCTGTGAGTTTGTCTACACAGCTGACCCCTCTGACCGAACAGTCTCTGGCAGTCTGGAATTCTTCCTGTTTGTTGACGGGACAG agagtgtgtgtcagtgctcCAGCTACCCCCCACTGATCTacaccatctctgcagcagcTGGCCTGCTTCTCCTCGTCCTCATCTGCCTGTGTGCAGTAGAGTGT GCTAAGCTGAGAAAATGTCATAAAACACAAGCCCCCATCCCCATCTATGAGGAAATGAACAGTGGGTGTCGAGGAGCTGGAAGTGCCCAAAATAACCATCCTGTGCCTACACACCTGGAGGAAACAGAGTCCCCTGTGTACGCCAACCCCCAGGCCAGACAAGCACAGGAGAACCACTACGCCAGCCCCCGGCATATCACTCTGAAGCCCTGA
- the LOC110486909 gene encoding sterile alpha motif domain-containing protein 9-like, protein MEWNELPCGEWTESHVSSWLKSIGVKEKYILKLYEEEVTGPALIELQEKYLRDTIEMKGGQIQLMLHKRDELLKPVPQKTKAVSSTQRDTSHVESSAVFTQESKDKVSRSSEKSESRPVSIPNECEPKSGGASLPLCDFRKFDDIEKEFRYVKNTVLPPETGIEDIIVPCHEYKSLENAHKLEPQKLKVKVASEVLRFACACMNMRSNGTIHFGVMDKVKGIYKHGEIIGIPVENQDLFVDALDYIEKSFRGSTHQCDARKCIRNPKFIEVIDKEASETTWIIEYDVVPKAKMVKDKLYSVTIPKFSEKSNKVIYEEKATYHRVGANTPRISEDGLIHFIQDLRDKDQQREEAELSDNQTASDCREDQKRKLSILLTCGKKYMDDSLFYIIVTNKLKQEHLENINFLTHMNIFCVFDFDPDSKTSGLCEKYKEHHATNLHFLHDYANDSGVKTTDFINRLKLFDKPSWIFCNGRSDYLGDEKPCDEKTWMKTKKKLLKRAVSVICNDILPKGSFVVVFLLMSQVEQPIVDTFHEFYAEMNGHEDLAIISESKENYKKWSSLAQVSCSMAALKEISIVEMPLSHVDATIQTIQPTVSRPTRRLPVFNKGLCFLKPVEEDEINSLDIVSVDQCDNTKVEIMDRDKINTIEKYFYQGGKIDWMNLWLADKNLCGEVIKRDAYKETNEILENIVQGSRVKRPIETVNICHHPGSGGSTVARQILWSWRTKLRCAVVKQSKEFTTVCEHAVRLREYEEKDKNSCLPVLLLLEDCNGDYLDDLRREIGNAIATKKISSSVLCFILLICKMSHDPERMCRALPSQTVAVTHKLTDGEKTLFSRKLEKLKLDFKPDFILTFVLMSEGFKPSYIEGFVKNLLDKIDHSSLITRLMRFVALLNCYIHDSYISVSHCEASLGIDMQMDKIRYHAFLDCLSEQARLVFIHLSPFKGESPLHISSIRIIHPLVAKEILKQLSTTLPQSMIAMDLLQDKVLMNHRFGKDEFWKFIQVLFIRRNKKSRGDPKDSSFSPLIEHVSTETGGIQTAVDLLKAAYTSLGKDPFVAQQLARLLYTNTRFEEALRWAKEAKEILPYDTFVLDTLGQVYKRWFYHMHDTLDKQELVPEKVTDIIDTALKGISAFRASEKTPLKKTVSLNSSYYGEVDVGCRLLQLISSVDVFSTKGGNSELMKYLLTDYIPQAVTNPWRNFHSQLKGMQKSIYHALECISEDLSYFQTDISDEEEELDTREPEQVHNPRKWLTRTSAVYAGFFCNVSDLGNPMPDNIDAEIATNPEIANPFQRQMKIYKLGGGNVTSILSLLYDQKTERSAKKLEAIIGMYPENLKRNDLDQTELVNFIFCQIALACALPGSSKLLLPQQLQDLSMRFNTEGKNMSTASALFLLLLLLWPEEPSRENTNPAHSQVLMSAIDALQRLYELKIQHVPPRKSRIATHFFLGKARGLYKIVHKGLIEKHIKGNLSERRMKWLGGEVWTTPEVVRLLKRVEGWTENGHLFVQGTTKGSKIRVIPRYSASLPNANENVTFYLGFSFDGVLAFDIQVLD, encoded by the exons ATGG AGTGGAACGAATTGCCATGTGGCGAATGGACAGAATCCCATGTGAGCTCCTGGTTAAAATCCATTGGAGTGAAAGAGAAGTACATTCTGAAACTGTACGAAGAGGAGGTTACAGGACCTGCACTAATTGAGTTACAGGAAAAGTATCTACGCGATACAATTGaaatgaaaggcggccaaatcCAACTAATGCTGCACAAACGAGATGAACTTTTGAAGCCAGTACCACAAAAAACAAAAGCCGTCAGTAGCACACAGAGAGATACCAGCCATGTTGAATCTAGTGCTGTGTTCACACAAGAATCTAAAGACAAAGTTTCAAGATCCAGTGAAAAAAGTGAAAGTAGACCCGTTTCCATACCAAATGAATGTGAACCAAAATCGGGCGGGGCATCTTTGCCGCTTTGTGACTTTCGAAAATTTGATGACATTGAAAAAGAATTCAGATATGTAAAAAATACAGTACTTCCACCAGAGACCGGAATTGAAGACATTATTGTTCCATGCCATGAATACAAGTCACTGGAAAATGCCCACAAATTGGAACCACAAAAACTCAAGGTCAAAGTTGCAAGTGAGGTGCTCAGATTTGCATGTGCATGCATGAATATGCGGTCCAATGGCACAATACACTTTGGGGTTATGGATAAAGTTAAAGGAATCTACAAACATGGTGAAATCATAGGAATACCAGTTGAAAACCAAGATTTATTTGTGGATGCATTGGATTACATTGAAAAGAGCTTCAGAGGATCAACGCATCAGTGTGATGCCAGGAAATGCATAAGGAACCCAAAGTTCATTGAGGTAATTGACAAGGAGGCCAGTGAAACAACCTGGATCATTGAATATGATGTTGTCCCCAAGGCAAAAATGGTAAAAGACAAACTGTACAGTGTCACTATTCCAAAGTTCAGCGAAAAATCCAACAAAGTAATCTATGAGGAGAAAGCCACCTACCACAGAGTAGGGGCTAACACACCCCGCATATCAGAGGATGGCCTAATTCATTTCATTCAAGACCTGAGGGACAAAGATCAACAGAGAGAAGAGGCTGAACTCTCAGACAACCAAACAGCTTCTGACTGTAGAGAGGATCAGAAGAGAAaactctccatcctcctcacatGTGGAAAAAAGTACATGGATGACTCACTGTTCTACATCATCGTGACAAACAAACTTAAACAAGAACATCTTGAGAACATCAACTTCTTGACTCACATGAATATATTTTGTGTGTTTGACTTTGACCCAGATTCTAAGACATCGGGTCTATGTGAGAAATATAAAGAGCACCATGCCACAAACCTTCATTTCCTGCATGACTATGCTAATGATAGTGGGGTGAAGACCACTGACTTCATAAACCGTTTGAAGCTCTTTGATAAACCAAGCTGGATTTTCTGCAATGGGCGAAGCGATTACCTTGGAGATGAGAAACCTTGTGATGAAAAAACCTGGATGAAAACCAAAAAAAAGCTACTGAAAAGGGCAGTGTCCGTCATCTGCAATGACATCCTTCCTAAAGGGTCATTTGTGGTGGTTTTCTTGCTCATGTCTCAGGTCGAACAGCCAATTGTTGATACATTCCATGAATTCTATGCAGAAATGAATGGTCATGAGGATTTGGCTATCATTTCAGAGTCCAAAGAGAACTACAAAAAGTGGTCAAGCCTTGCCCAGGTATCTTGTAGCATGGCTGCACTCAAAGAGATCAGTATTGTTGAAATGCCACTGAGTCATGTTGATGCCACTATTCAAACTATTCAGCCTACAGTTAGTCGACCCACAAGGCGCTTACCAGTCTTCAACAAAGGCTTGTGCTTCTTAAAGCCAGTTGAAGAGGATGAGATTAATTCTTTGGACATAGTCAGTGTTGACCAGTGTGATAACACAAAGGTGGAGATAATGGACCGAGACAAAATCAACACCATTGAAAAGTATTTCTATCAAGGTGGGAAGATAGACTGGATGAATTTGTGGCTTGCAGACAAAAATCTATGTGGGGAGGTCATCAAGCGAGACGCATACAAAGAAACAAATGAAATTCTGGAGAACATTGTACAGGGTAGTCGAGTCAAAAGACCCATCGAGACTGTGAATATATGTCACCATCCTGGCAGTGGTGGGAGTACAGTTGCACGACAGATCCTCTGGAGTTGGAGGACAAAATTGCGATGTGCAGTTGTTAAACAATCAAAAGAATTCACAACTGTGTGTGAACATGCAGTGCGTCTACGGGAATATGAAGAAAAGGACAAAAACAGCTGTCTACCGGTACTGTTGCTGTTGGAAGATTGCAATGGAGATTATCTGGATGACCTTAGGCGGGAAATAGGCAACGctattgcaacaaaaaaaataagtTCCTCTGTCCTATGTTTTATCCTGCTCATCTGCAAAATGTCTCATGATCCAGAGAGAATGTGCCGAGCATTGCCGTCTCAGACCGTCGCTGTGACACACAAACTGACAGATGGAGAGAAGACTCTCTTCTCAAGGAAACTGGAGAAACTAAAGCTGGACTTTAAACCCGACTTCATTCTCACATTTGTACTGATGAGTGAGGGCTTTAAACCAAGCTACATTGAGGGATTTGTGAAAAATCTGCTGGACAAAATTGATCATTCATCTCTTATCACTCGGCTTATGAGATTTGTAGCATTGTTGAACTGTTACATTCATGACTCCTACATATCTGTGTCACACTGTGAGGCTTCCCTTGGCATAGATATGCAAATGGATAAAATCCGTTACCATGCATTTCTGGACTGTCTCAGCGAACAAGCTAGACTTGTTTTCATACACCTTTCACCTTTCAAAGGAGAAAGTCCATTACACATCTCGTCCATACGGATAATTCATCCACTGGTGGCAAAGGAAATTCTGAAGCAACTCTCTACAACCTTGCCTCAAAGCATGATCGCAATGGATCTACTACAGGACAAAGTACTAATGAACCATAGGTTTGGCAAGGATGAATTTTGGAAGTTCATCCAAGTTCTCTTCATCAGACGTAACAAAAAAAGCAGAGGAGATCCTAAAGACAGTTCATTCTCTCCTCTGATTGAACATGTCAGCACTGAAACAGGGGGCATTCAAACAGCTGTTGATCTTTTGAAAGCAGCTTACACATCTTTAGGAAAAGATCCATTTGTTGCCCAGCAGCTTGCACGTCTGCTTTACACAAACACAAGATTTGAGGAAGCCCTACGTTGGGCTAAAGAGGCAAAAGAAATCCTGCCATATGATACATTTGTCCTTGACACATTAGGACAGGTGTACAAGCGGTGGTTTTATCACATGCATGACACCCTTGACAAGCAAGAATTAGTGCCTGAAAAGGTTACTGACATCATTGACACTGCTCTGAAAGGAATTTCTGCATTCCGTGCCTCAGAAAAAACACCCTTAAAAAAGACAGTCAGTCTGAACAGCTCCTACTATGGGGAGGTGGATGTTGGATGTAGACTGCTTCAACTCATATCATCAGTTGATGTTTTTTCAACCAAAGGTGGAAATTCTGAGTTGATGAAATATTTGCTGACTGACTACATACCACAGGCAGTTACAAATCCTTGGCGGAATTTCCACAGCCAGTTGAAAGGAATGCAAAAGAGTATTTACCATGCTCTTGAGTGCATTTCTGAAGACCTCAGTTACTTTCAGACAGACATTAGTGACGAGGAAGAGGAACTTGACACAAGAGAGCCTGAACAAGTACACAATCCAAGGAAATGGCTAACAAGGACGAGTGCTGTGTATGCTGGCTTTTTTTGTAATGTTTCTGATCTAGGCAACCCAATGCCTGACAACATTGATGCTGAAATAGCCACTAATCCTGAAATAGCCAACCCATTCCAAAGACAAATGAAAATTTACAAGCTAGGAGGAGGAAACGTCACGTCCATCCTGTCATTACTCTATGATCAGAAGACAGAGAGATCTGCTAAAAAGCTGGAGGCAATAATTGGCATGTATCCAGAAAACCTCAAAAGGAATGACCTTGACCAGACAGAACTTGTCAATTTCATATTTTGTCAGATAGCTCTTGCTTGTGCTTTACCTGGCTCATCAAAGTTACTTTTACCTCAACAACTCCAAGATCTCAGCATGAGATTTAACACAGAGGGAAAAAACATGTCAACAGCTAGtgctctctttcttctcttaCTTCTGCTCTGGCCAGAGGAGCCAAGCAGAGAGAACACTAATCCAGCTCATAGCCAAGTCCTAATGTCAGCAATTGATGCCCTTCAGAGACTTTATGAGCTCAAAATTCAACATGTTCCTCCAAGGAAGAGTAGAATAGCGACCCACTTCTTTCTTGGAAAGGCAAGGGGTCTATACAAGATTGTCCACAAGGGTCTGATTGAAAAGCACATAAAAGGAAATCTCAGTGAAAGAAGAATGAAGTGGCTCGGAGGTGAGGTGTGGACAACCCCCGAGGTTGTACGATTGCTGAAACGTGTTGAAGGATGGACAGAAAATGGACACCTGTTTGTTCAGGGTACAACCAAAGGGAGCAAGATCAGGGTCATTCCACGGTATTCAGCCTCTCTACCAAATGCAAACGAAAATGTCACTTTCTACCTAGGCTTTTCTTTTGACGGGGTGCTTGCTTTTGACATTCAAGTTTTGGACTAA